A region of the Terriglobia bacterium genome:
TAAAAAGACTCGGACTTCACCGATTGAAGTCCGAGCCGTTTTATCCGTTGCTGGCGACCGAGCAGGTTCGCCAGCAGTTAGCAACCGCCTTGTGCGGCCAGCGCTTCCGAACGCACCGGCTTGTGTTCCATCTCGGCTGCCTCAACGACTGCAAGGGCTGCCGCGTTGACGATGTCCTCGACCTCGGCACCGCGCGCCAGCAACTGCACTGGCCGCTGCATGCCCATCAGGATCGGGCCCAGGGACCGTGTGCCGCCCAATTTCGGCAGCAGCTTGGCGGCGATGTTGGCCGACTCCAGGTCTGGGAAGATCAGCACGTTTGCACCGCCCTTCAGTGAGCTGAACGGGTAGTCTTGCTCCAACATCTCCGGTGACAGAGCAGCGTCCGCCATAATCTCCCCATCCACTATCAGCGTTGGATCCGCTTTGTGCAGCAGGGTGACGGCCTTGCGTACCTTCTCCGCGAGTGGATGGCTCGTGCTCCCGAAAGTCGAGAATGAAAGCATTGCGACTCGCGGTACAACGTCGAAGTGCCGGGCCATTTCCGCGGTGCAAAGCGCTATTTCCACCAGGTCTTCCGCCGTGGGTTCGATGTTGACAGTGGCGTCTGCGAGGAAATAGAGATCTCCAGCTTGGGTGATCATTCCATAACAGCCGGATACCTTATGCAGGCCTTCCCTCATCCGCACAATCTGCAACGCTGGGCGGATGACGTCCGGGAAGTGCTGCGTCTCGCCGGAAACGAGCGCGTCGGCATCTCCCATGTGTACCATCATCGAACCGAAAACGTTGGGATTGTTGATAAGGGTAGTCGCCTCGCTCAGAGTCACGCCTCGACGCTGCCGGAGTTGGAATAGCTCGCGACTATAGGCGTCCCTCAATGACGAAGTGTTCGGGTCTACAATGCGCATTCCGCCGAGATCCAGCCCAAGTTCGGCAGCCTTCGCGTCGATAATGGAACGATTCCCGATCAGGATCGGCGACGCGATCTTTTCCTCGGAGAGGTAATGGCACGCCCGCAGGATCTTATCGTTTTCTCCCTCAGGGAATACCACCGTCTTCGGGTGATGCTGTGCCTTCTGGATCATCATGCGCGAAACTTCATGCGCCTTGCCGAGCCTTCGTTCGAGTTGCTCACGATACTCGTTGATATCGATTGGTTCCTGTGCCACGCCCGTGCGCATTGCTGCTTCTGCAACTGCAGCGGCTTCCCAAATCAGGACGCGGGAGTCAAATGGCTTCGGAATCAGGTACTCAGGACCAAACCTCAGCGAGTCGACTCCATACGCCCGGCATACGGACTCCGGCACATCCTCTTTCGCCAGGGCCGCCAGCGCGCGAGTCGCTGCCAGCTTCATTTCTTCGTTGATGGCCGTTGCGCGGACATCGAGCGCACCGCGGAAAATGAATGGGAAGCCGAGAACATTGTTCACCTGGTTGGGATAATCGGAACGCCCAGTGGCCATGAGCAAGTCTTCGCGGCAGGCCCTGGCGGTGTCGTAATCGATTTCTGGATCTGGATTAGCCATCGCGAATACGATCGGCTTCGGTGCCATCGAGCGCACCATATCCGGCGTAACCGCTCCCTTGACCGAGAGTCCCACGAAAACGTCCGCGCCTACCATTGCTTCTTCCAACGTGCGGAGTTTCGTATCGACGACAAAACGCTCCTTGTATGGATTCATCCCGCTCGTGCGGCCCTTGTAAACGACTCCCTTTGTATCGCACAGGATGATGTTTTCGCGCTTCACGCCAAGCCGTACGTAGTGTTCAGAACACGCAATGCCGGCGGCGCCCGCTCCATTCACGACGAGCTTGATCTTCGAAATGTCTTTTCCGGCGAGCTCTACTGCATTCAGCAGCGCTGCTCCGGAAATGATTGCGGTCCCGTGCTGGTCGTCGTGGAAGACCGGGATCTTCATCGTCTTCTTTAATGTCTCTTCGATGTAGAAGCATTCCGGAGCCTTGATGTCTTCGAGATTGATCCCGCCAAATGTCGGCTCCAGCAATTGGCAGAGCTTGATGATTTCGTCCGGATCGTGCGTGTTTACTTCGAGATCGAACACATCGACATCGGCGAATCTCTTGAAGAGGACACCCTTGCCCTCCATGACGGGTTTACCCGCAAGCGCACCAATATCCCCCAACCCGAGCACTGCGGTCCCGTTGCTGACCACGGCGACGAGATTGCCTTTCGCCGTGTATTTGAATGCATCATGTGGATTGTCGGCGATTTCGAGACACGGAACCGCCACACCCGGTGTATACGCCATGCTCAAATCATGCTGAGTCTGGCAGGGCTTCGACGGGCGAACTTCAATCTTCCCCGGACGATTCCCATGGTGATAATCAAGAGCCTGCTGTTTTATGACGGCCATTTGGCCCTCCTGGCATATGAATCGGCGATATGAATTTTCAAAATGGCGGTGCTGTCGCGAGGTTCTACCAGGCTTCCGAGTCGCTGTCGGGATCGTGCTCGGCGTTCGTGCCAATCATCGTCCGATCCCCCCAAAGCAACTCCGCCAGAACTCCACAATGTGGGCAGTACAACTCGATCACGTGATTCGGTGTGACCTCTCTCGTCACCACGCCCTCGCTACCACATTGCAGGCAGAACTTTATCTGTACACCTCTCATCGCGGCTTCTCCTTCGTCCCTTGGTTCGTTAATGGCCGGACATACTTCTCCGGCTTCGTTCCTATACCTATGCACGTAAGGGACAAATCTCGCCGCGAGTCGTGTTCCTTGTTTAACAATGTCTTACCGGCAGCCGATTGATCCAGCGCTGCACTTTGCAGCACTGTCGGCAAGCCGCACCACTGCAAATTGCAGCACCCGACAAAATAAGGCGACCGTCCGCTGCAGCACCTCAATCTAGTAGACAGTCACATCACCCATGGTGCTGTTATCTGGCACACGTACGCACGTGATAGGGGTCACTGCACAGACGGACGGGCGGATTCATGTTTAATGAGTGGCTGTCTCTTCCCAAGTCTCGGTCCGACTTGCAGATTCGAGCCGTATGCCGTATACGGTCCTGATCGTTGATGACGAAGAGCTTATCCTGCGCACCATCTCCAATGGCCTGCGCCAGGAGGGCTTCGAAGTCCTCACTGCTGCATCCGGCGAGGACGCCGTTCAACTCTTCACCCAACATAACCCCGACATCGCACTCGTAGACGTCATCCTTCCGGGAATGAATGGCATAGAACTCCTGCGCGAGATCAAGGGGGCAAACTCGGCAGCGGTCGTCATCATGATGAGCGCGCATCCCGTGATCGATCAGGCCGTCGAGGCCATGGAACTTGGCGCCTTCCATTACCTCGGAAAACCATTTCGGATGGCAGATCTCCTCGGCACTATAAAACGGGCGACGGAAGTACTCGCGCTGCGGGTCCGCGTAAATGAGACCGTCGAGACCGCGAAGGGTGCTTACAATTTTGGACGAATTTCGACCCAAAACGGCGACACCAGCGAGACGCTGGAACGGGCGCGCAAAGCCGCCGACTCAGACCACACCACCATCCTGATCCAGGGCGAAAGCGGAACCGGCAAAGGCGTCCTCGCACGCGCCATCCACTATGCCAGTCCGCGCGCCTCAATGCCGCTGCTGGAACTGAATTGCGCGACCTTGCCGGACACGCTGTTGGAAAGCGAATTGTTTGGCTTTGAGGCTGGCGCCTTCACCGACGCTCGTCACCGCAAGAAAGGCCTGCTCGAGCGCGCGCATGGTGGCACGGTTTTTCTTGACGAGATCGGAAACATGTCCCCGAGCGTGCAGGCGAAAGTTTTGCAGGTACTGGAAGACGGCACATTCTGGCGCCTGGGCGGGACACAATCCATTAACGTCGACGTGCGCCTGATCGCCGCAACCAATGTGAACCTGAAGGAAGCCATCAGCGCCGGGCAGTTCCGGGAAGATCTCTTCTACAGGCTGAACGTGGTCCCGCTCTCGATTCCTCCGCTGCGCCGCCGCAAAGAAGACATTCTGTCGCTCGCACTGGAGATGATGGAGCACTTCAACCGCGAGTTGGGCAAGAAATTCACGGGATTCACCCCTGCCGCCGCCCATCTTCTTCGCCAGTATCCGTGGCCCGGAAACATCCGTGAGTTGAAGAATGCCATTGAACACAGCATGATCCTCTCAACCGAAGGCGTTCTGGACGCCGACGACCTTCCGGAAGAGATTCGTGCGACGGCCTCTCCTGTGGACGTCATGATCGCGCAATCCAGTGCGCTCCCGCCGGACCTCAGCAAGTTCGTCACACTACGCGAACTCGAGGACGACTACATCGAACAGGTTCTCGCCGCAACCGGCAACAACAAGAGCCTCACCGCCAGGATCCTCGGCATCCATCCCACATCCCTGCTCAGGCGCTTCAAGAAAAAAGAATCGTAGATCAGAAAAGAATTGGGATTGGTGCGCCACATCTGCGCATTTTCGCAGATGTGGGTCTGTTGAATTCGGTAGTCGTTAC
Encoded here:
- a CDS encoding NADP-dependent malic enzyme; this encodes MAVIKQQALDYHHGNRPGKIEVRPSKPCQTQHDLSMAYTPGVAVPCLEIADNPHDAFKYTAKGNLVAVVSNGTAVLGLGDIGALAGKPVMEGKGVLFKRFADVDVFDLEVNTHDPDEIIKLCQLLEPTFGGINLEDIKAPECFYIEETLKKTMKIPVFHDDQHGTAIISGAALLNAVELAGKDISKIKLVVNGAGAAGIACSEHYVRLGVKRENIILCDTKGVVYKGRTSGMNPYKERFVVDTKLRTLEEAMVGADVFVGLSVKGAVTPDMVRSMAPKPIVFAMANPDPEIDYDTARACREDLLMATGRSDYPNQVNNVLGFPFIFRGALDVRATAINEEMKLAATRALAALAKEDVPESVCRAYGVDSLRFGPEYLIPKPFDSRVLIWEAAAVAEAAMRTGVAQEPIDINEYREQLERRLGKAHEVSRMMIQKAQHHPKTVVFPEGENDKILRACHYLSEEKIASPILIGNRSIIDAKAAELGLDLGGMRIVDPNTSSLRDAYSRELFQLRQRRGVTLSEATTLINNPNVFGSMMVHMGDADALVSGETQHFPDVIRPALQIVRMREGLHKVSGCYGMITQAGDLYFLADATVNIEPTAEDLVEIALCTAEMARHFDVVPRVAMLSFSTFGSTSHPLAEKVRKAVTLLHKADPTLIVDGEIMADAALSPEMLEQDYPFSSLKGGANVLIFPDLESANIAAKLLPKLGGTRSLGPILMGMQRPVQLLARGAEVEDIVNAAALAVVEAAEMEHKPVRSEALAAQGGC
- a CDS encoding sigma-54 dependent transcriptional regulator, yielding MPYTVLIVDDEELILRTISNGLRQEGFEVLTAASGEDAVQLFTQHNPDIALVDVILPGMNGIELLREIKGANSAAVVIMMSAHPVIDQAVEAMELGAFHYLGKPFRMADLLGTIKRATEVLALRVRVNETVETAKGAYNFGRISTQNGDTSETLERARKAADSDHTTILIQGESGTGKGVLARAIHYASPRASMPLLELNCATLPDTLLESELFGFEAGAFTDARHRKKGLLERAHGGTVFLDEIGNMSPSVQAKVLQVLEDGTFWRLGGTQSINVDVRLIAATNVNLKEAISAGQFREDLFYRLNVVPLSIPPLRRRKEDILSLALEMMEHFNRELGKKFTGFTPAAAHLLRQYPWPGNIRELKNAIEHSMILSTEGVLDADDLPEEIRATASPVDVMIAQSSALPPDLSKFVTLRELEDDYIEQVLAATGNNKSLTARILGIHPTSLLRRFKKKES